A window from Fragaria vesca subsp. vesca linkage group LG5, FraVesHawaii_1.0, whole genome shotgun sequence encodes these proteins:
- the LOC101295052 gene encoding mitogen-activated protein kinase 9-like: MGSGATLVDGVRRWFQRRTSTTSSSKPINNPNPNPNRNPNNNNHDYNDSDLSAQSSTGLQKEEEDDLLQFQVEDDFDISGLKLIRVPKRAHHFKAAHNPPPPIMEKKSNLESEFFTEYGEASRYQVQEVIGKGSYGVVGSAVDTHTGEKVAIKKINDVFEHVSDATRILREIKLLRLLRHPDIVEIKHIMLPPSRREFRDIYVVFELMESDLHQVIKANDDLTPEHYQFFLYQLLRGLKYIHTANVFHRDLKPKNILANADCKLKICDFGLARVSFNDAPSAIFWTDYVATRWYRAPELCGSFFSKYTPAIDIWSIGCIFAEILTGKPLFPGKNVVHQLDLMTDLLGTPSSESIARIRNEKARRYLSSMRKKQPVPFTHKFPNADPLALRLLEQLLAFDPKDRPTAEEALADPYFHGLANVDREPATQPISKLEFEFERRKLTKDDVRELIYREILEYHPQMLQEYLRGGDQTSSFMYPSGVDRFKRQFAHLEEKYGKGEKGTHLLQRQHASLPRERVPAPKEDADQSEELERTAASVATSLHSPPSDGSDNLNANGPSKIVYTPVSSRSLLKSASISASKCIGVVKKDSQEDPIAEVNDESVDGLAQKVAALRA, translated from the exons ATGGGGAGTGGAGCAACCTTGGTGGACGGTGTTCGTCGCTGGTTTCAACGTCGTACTAGTACCACTTCCTCTTCCAAACCTATTAATAATCCGAACCCGAACCCGAATCGGAATCCGAATAATAACAACCATGATTATAATGACAGCGATTTAAGCGCGCAATCATCCACTGGTCTCCAAAAAGAGGAGGAAGACGATCTTCTTCAGTTTCAGGTTGAGGACGACTTCGACATTTCTGGTTTGAAGCTCATCCGAGTTCCCAAACGGGCCCACCATTTCAAAGCTGCCCACAATCCACCACCACCCATTATGGAAAAGAAG AGCAATCTAGAGTCAGAATTCTTCACGGAATATGGAGAGGCAAGCCGGTACCAAGTTCAGGAGGTCATTGGGAAAGGAAGTTACGGTGTTGTGGGTTCTGCGGTTGACACCCACACTGGAGAAAAGGTTGCGATTAAGAAGATTAATGATGTGTTTGAGCATGTCTCAGATGCTACAAGGATCTTGAGAGAAATCAAGCTTCTTCGTTTGCTTCGTCATCCTGATATCGTTGAGATAAAGCACATCATGCTTCCTCCTTCACGACGAGAATTCAGAGATATCTATGTCGTGTTTGAGTTGATGGAATCTGACCTCCACCAGGTTATCAAGGCAAATGATGATCTTACCCCTGAGCATTATCAGTTTTTCCTGTACCAGCTTCTTCGTGGTCTAAAGTATATTCATACAG CAAATGTGTTTCATCGAGATTTAAAGCCAAAAAATATCCTTGCAAATGCTGACTGCAAATTAAAGATATGTGACTTTGGGCTTGCTCGAGTATCTTTCAATGATGCCCCATCTGCTATTTTTTGGACT GATTATGTTGCAACTCGATGGTACCGAGCCCCTGAACTTTGTGGCTCATTTTTCTCAAAA TATACTCCTGCAATTGATATCTGGAGCATAGGATGCATATTTGCAGAAATACTCACCGGAAAACCCCTGTTTCCTGGTAAAAATGTGGTACACCAATTAGATCTCATGACTGATTTGCTTGGCACGCCTTCTTCAGAATCCATTGCAAGG ATTCGGAATGAAAAAGCAAGAAGGTATCTTAGTAGCATGCGGAAAAAACAACCAGTTCCCTTCACACATAAGTTCCCTAATGCAGATCCATTGGCTCTTCGCCTGCTGGAGCAACTTCTTGCATTTGATCCCAAAGATCGTCCGACAGCTGAAGAG GCATTAGCTGATCCATACTTTCATGGTTTGGCAAATGTTGATCGTGAGCCGGCCACTCAACCCATTTCGAAACTTGAGTTTGAGTTTGAGCGAAGGAAATTGACAAAAGATGATGTTAGAGAGTTAATTTACAGGGAG ATTTTAGAGTATCACCCCCAGATGCTGCAGGAGTATCTCCGAGGGGGAGATCAAACGAGCAGCTTTATGTATCCTAG TGGTGTTGATCGATTCAAGCGACAGTTTGCACATCTTGAGGAAAAATATGGTAAAGGTGAAAAAGGCACCCATCTGCTCCAAAGGCAACATGCCTCCTTGCCGAG AGAGCGCGTTCCTGCACCCAAGGAGGATGCTGACCAAAGTGAGGAATTGGAAAGGACTGCCGCTTCTGTTGCCACATCTCTTCACAGCCCTCCATCTGATGGCTCTGATAATCTAAATGCAAATGGACCTAGCAAGATAGTCTATACTCCAGTATCTAGTCGCAGCCTGTTGAAGAGTGCCAGCATTAGTGCTTCCAAGTGTATAGGTGTAGTGAAAAAAGATTCACAG GAGGATCCAATTGCTGAGGTCAACGATGAGTCAGTTGATGGTTTGGCCCAAAAGGTTGCAGCTCTTCGTGCGTGA
- the LOC101310317 gene encoding peptidyl-prolyl cis-trans isomerase FKBP17-2, chloroplastic-like, with product MAAFSGSSPFLSRTLTRPNHFASSQTPPTPPNLPSQPNPPTPLQSTASSSEQQKPVSVKVEQQKPSKTKADSTDWIASSLTRRFGLGAGLAWATFLAVGVVSEQVKTRLEVSEQEAKTRNVDKEEEVVLPNGIRYYDLRVGGGATPRAGDLVVIELKGEVAGSGQVFVNTIENDKKRPLALVMGSRPYSKGLCEGIEYVLRSMKAGGKRRVIVPPNLGFGENGADLGPGLQVPPSATLVYTIEIERVSIAPA from the exons ATGGCTGCCTTCTCTGGTTCTTCACCATTTCTCTCCCGCACCTTAACAAGACCAAACCACTTTGCCTCGTCACAAACACCTCCTACTCCACCAAATCTTCCTTCACAACCAAACCCTCCAACACCACTTCAAAGTACAGCTTCATCATCTGAGCAGCAAAAGCCTGTCTCAGTAAAAGTGGAGCAACAAAAGCCCTCCAAGACAAAGGCTGACTCTACAGATTGGATAGCTTCAAGCTTAACCAGGCGGTTCGGGCTTGGAGCTGGCCTCGCCTGGGCTACCTTTCTAGCAGTTGGTGTAGTCTCTGAACAGGTTAAGACCCGCCTTGAAGTCTCTGAACAAGAAGCCAAGACAAG AAATGTTGATAAAGAAGAAGAGGTAGTATTGCCTAATGGCATAAG ATACTACGATTTGAGAGTAGGCGGTGGGGCAACTCCGAGGGCAGGAGACTTGGTGGTGATTGAGCTCAAAGGGGAGGTAGCAGGCAGTGGGCAAGTCTTTGTGAATACAATTGAGAATGACAAGAAGAGGCCTTTGGCTCTAGTAATGGGGTCTAGGCCTTACAGCAAAGGACTATGTGAAGGGATAGAATATGTGCTGAGATCAATGAAGGCTGGGGGTAAAAGAAGAGTAATAGTTCCTCCAAACTTGGGGTTTGGAGAAAATGGTGCAGATTTAGGCCCTGGTCTGCAAGTTCCTCCTTCTGCAACTCTAGTGTATACCATTGAGATTGAAAGAGTCTCAATTGCACCAGCATAA
- the LOC101310607 gene encoding uncharacterized protein LOC101310607: MGTALDSHFLALTAIVTVAYQGLFFVITALLKFDKVTDFAGSTNFVILAILTLVVKGSWHFRQVVLSLLVVLWGLRLGLFLLTRILQWGEDRRFDEMRANLGKLAVFWIFQAVWVWTVSLPVTVVNSSNKTPSLQAADFIGWIMWSVGFLVEATADQQKLVFKNSPENRGKWCNVGLWKYTRHPNYFGEIFLWWGVFVASTPVLDGAEWLVILGPIFLTLLLLFLSGIPLLEESADKKFGNVDAYRLYKRSTSPLVPLPPVVYKNLPSWFKATFLFEFPLYSRNLPQEPPNWCRTNPVEKSDELKIG; encoded by the exons ATGGGAACAGCTTTGGACTCCCATTTCTTGGCTCTCACTGCCATTGTCACT GTGGCATATCAGGGGTTGTTCTTCGTAATCACTGCGCTTCTCAAGTTCGATAAAGTCACTGACTTTGCCG GAAGTACCAATTTTGTTATACTTGCAATACTCACCCTGGTGGTCAAGGGCTCATGGCATTTCAGACAG GTAGTGTTGAGTTTGCTTGTGGTACTATGGGGTCTTCGTCTGGGACTGTTTCTCCTGACGAG AATTTTGCAATGGGGGGAGGATCGACGTTTTGATGAAATGCGAGCTAATCTTGGAAAACTAGCAGTATTCTGGATATTTCAG GCTGTCTGGGTATGGACTGTGAGTTTACCTGTAACAGTGGTTAATTCAAGCAACAAAACACCATCTCTCCAAGCTGCGGACTTTATTGGATGGATTATGTGGTCTGTGGGTTTTTTGGTTGAAGCTACAGCTGATCAGCAAAAGTTGGTGTTCAAAAATTCTCCTGAAAATAGGGGAAAGTGGTGCAATGTTGGACTATGGAAATACACTCGGCATCCAAATTATTTTGGTGAG ATATTCCTTTGGTGGGGAGTATTTGTGGCTTCCACCCCTGTATTGGATGGTGCAGAGTGGCTGGTAATTCTTGGGCCAATCTTTCTCACATTGTTGCTTCTTTTCCTCAGTGGCATACCATTGCTTGAG GAATCTGCAGATAAGAAGTTTGGAAATGTGGATGCATATAGGCTCTATAAAAGATCAACCAG CCCTCTTGTTCCGCTACCTCCTGTCGTGTACAAGAACTTGCCCTCGTGGTTCAAAGCAACTTTTCTCTTTGAGTTTCCCCTGTATAGTCGTAATCTTCCTCAAGAACCACCTAACTG GTGTAGAACAAACCCTGTAGAAAAAAGCGACGAATTGAAGATTGGTTAG